The region CCAAATACATAAATTGTTTCAATAATTTATGTCACGAATAAAGTAATAATTGTTACGTTTCCATAAAGGCGACTCGTGGATTGAGTTCTATCCCCATCACTTCCATGATGGCCTGGTAAATCTGCGACATCTCATCTGCGTCGAGAAGGGTAAGGGGTCCCGTGACCAGACGCTTGTTGTCTATGGCACGGATCTGATCGATCAGAAGGTCGGAATCCCGGTCCAGGCGGTCCCGGGTGCTGAGACGCAACCGCAGGGGCGCGGCGTCTTCGATTAGACGGGTTGTCAGGGGAATGACCAGGGTCGAGGGGTGGCCGGCGTCCAACAGCGCCTGGTTCTGGATGATCAGCAACGGTCTCGTCTTTCCCGGTTCCGTGCCGCGCTGCGGATTGAGATCGGCCAGCCAGACGGCGCCGTGTTCAAGTTTCCGGGTCATGTTCGATCTCCTCGAATTCCCGATTGACCGCCATGCTT is a window of Syntrophales bacterium DNA encoding:
- a CDS encoding type II toxin-antitoxin system PemK/MazF family toxin, giving the protein MTRKLEHGAVWLADLNPQRGTEPGKTRPLLIIQNQALLDAGHPSTLVIPLTTRLIEDAAPLRLRLSTRDRLDRDSDLLIDQIRAIDNKRLVTGPLTLLDADEMSQIYQAIMEVMGIELNPRVAFMET